The following are from one region of the Haemophilus parainfluenzae genome:
- a CDS encoding tellurite resistance TerB family protein — translation MDLNSILNQVLDVAKNSASKLETGNQTIDSLTKVGGGAALGGILSMILGRSGGASLAKLGSLAVLGNLAYQAYQNYQKSQQNSQPNISENAFDVLNSSSHVDAGELILRTMIAAAAADGEITEDEKQTIANEAGNNPELAQWLEQEIQNPISINEIARLVGNDTALASNVYLAARLVSKDLSRKEIIFLADLAQALGLDDALVEQLEKQAGF, via the coding sequence ATGGATCTCAACAGCATTTTAAATCAAGTTTTAGATGTTGCTAAAAACTCTGCAAGCAAACTTGAAACCGGCAACCAAACAATCGACTCTCTCACCAAAGTAGGCGGTGGTGCAGCATTAGGCGGTATTTTATCAATGATTTTAGGCCGTAGCGGCGGTGCAAGCTTAGCAAAATTAGGCTCACTTGCCGTTTTAGGTAACCTTGCTTACCAAGCGTACCAAAATTATCAAAAATCCCAACAAAATAGCCAACCAAACATTTCAGAAAATGCGTTTGATGTATTAAATTCATCAAGCCATGTCGATGCGGGTGAATTAATTTTACGTACTATGATCGCCGCAGCGGCAGCAGACGGTGAAATCACTGAAGACGAAAAACAAACTATCGCAAATGAAGCAGGTAACAACCCTGAATTAGCACAGTGGCTTGAACAAGAAATTCAAAATCCAATTTCTATCAACGAGATTGCTCGTCTTGTAGGTAATGATACTGCACTTGCAAGCAACGTGTATTTAGCAGCTCGTTTAGTAAGCAAAGATTTATCTCGCAAAGAAATCATTTTCTTAGCAGATTTAGCACAAGCATTAGGCTTAGACGATGCGCTTGTTGAACAATTAGAAAAACAAGCAGGCTTCTAA